Genomic window (Arachis hypogaea cultivar Tifrunner chromosome 13, arahy.Tifrunner.gnm2.J5K5, whole genome shotgun sequence):
AATTGGATAGGTAATAAAATTGATcgacttttaaaaaaattgatttttgttcATAAAACAATTGAttgttgtaaaaaaaaaaaaattcattcacTTAATCAATCGATTACTTGAATAAAAAAAGCAATTGTGTTTTCTGCAacttgcaaaaagaaaaagaattttcaTTTTCTAACCAATCGATTAATTGAATGAAAAAATTGATTGCATTTTTGCACGGTGTAAAAGGAAAAGGACTTCTATTTACTAACTAATCCATTACTCTAATGGAAAAATCAATTGTTATCATGATTGATAAACGATGATCATTGgctacaagaaattgataattatagTAGAAGGaaatatataaacaattataattatagaatttgataattgaaaaagagattgatgatagattataaaattattaatcttaagattgaaaaagataatattaggatttcaaaatcaaaataaaattgagaagGAGATTGTATGTAGAATCTCGAAGAACATTTTTTTAGTTTACAGGTTAAGGACTAATATCTGAACTTCATTTAAAAATCTGCCGCTGggcaatgagttgctgcatgcacaaaacGGGGTTTTAGACGAGTgaactgaccactcgaccaacccaacttggttaatTTCAAAGAACATTAAATTGTTAATGATAGAGTTGTGAAAATAAGATAgatgatgaataataaaataataatttataaaataaagaattgattttataattaaataatgtacgaataatcaattaataaataaaactaaaaaaataaaaaatatatttgttactCAAATTATTTAATAGCCAAACGTTTTAGGACTATGAAAACGAATGCAGGTGCCTAACTCTCATGTGTATTGTCAAGATACCAAGATCACTGACTCTTGTAAGTGTCTTTTTTTTTGTTAGGAAAAGTAGAGAGAGACTGAGAGACAATgagaatattaaacaatgtgaataatagatatgTCAAACGTTGAATTCAATAGGTATGTATGCAGAAGATTATGTTGATTATTCTTAATTGGATGACTATTCCTTTTTATTCAATTTACTCATGAATAGTTAACAATGAcatgatgttcaattcactaggtgtgcGGATGGTTATCCTAATGTTAGGGTCTAGAAGGTAATTTGGAGGTggagtatttttttactttattaggtCAATTTTAGAacctattattcacattgtttacaaaAGATTATCTACCTAGCAAAACcgtttttgttaataaaattaatgtttccttctaaaaaaattaatgcGAAAGAATTATACATGCATAAAATGTGCAAAATGATGTTCACAGCATAGTTACCCATAAGATACTATGTTCAAACTTCAAACAGTGAATACacacaataataaataattaaacggTTTTGTTAGGTAACTAACTAGGTAACTAACCAACTCCCCAACTTAACAGTCCAACAACACACACCATGACGCGCAAATATATAAAACAGATAAGGCACTTCATGTGAGTAATCACCCAATTTAAAaccatggcgcgcacgcgcacatacACATGTAAAAATACCTCCAACTTTTGAGGGCAGCCTTGCTCTTCTCAAAAGTCTCAACACCAGAACCTAACAGAACTCGTTTGTTGTTAAGTAAAACCCCATCGTTGGACAACCCTTCATCTTGTTCAAGGGAAGACAATGATTTAGCAGTAGTCCCTTTATATTTAACATCATAGTTGAAAGTACCTGACCTGTTAAGAATGTGGTACTTGTAAATATACACGCACAacacatatatagatataatcAGTGAAAAAATGGACCTGAAAATGGGTTAAAAGTTAAACGTTCTCCTTCAAGAACACCATTTTCTGTTAGGCAATTTAACAAACATGTCATAGGCGTGTAGAGCATGAAGCAAAGTAACactagaaaaaacaaaaagaaaagtataaaattaaacataatataaaatatatttcatGGCAAATGATGAATAGTAACTTATGCTCACAATATAtttaatgattatatatataaaatatatatagtcaCTGAGAGTCTGAGAGATTTGAGATATCTAAGGAATTTGATAAAgtgataatgttttttttttcaaatattaaaatattgtTTTTTGTCCACCACACaaaattgtttttctattttttttttcacatctcTCTTTGAAAACACAAATTAGGACTAGTAGCATTTTATGTTAACTCTTAAAAGTTAAAGGAAACAATCACATAAGTTTTACAGTGACATGTAAATTGAAATTTAGGAAATCCTTTAttccataatttaaaaaaaaatgaattacattttattttaatgaATTAGTAAATTGAAAtagtttgatttgaattttgatctctttcacaattttataaaaataactctAAAATAGTCTATTAAACTCACTCCTTATGCAAAGTGAGTGAGTCCCACATCGCCGGAAATGTAATGGGACTTGGCTCAAGGGTTTCTATAAAAGgttagaaaagagagaagagaaagcatCTTTGCGCTTGGGGCAATGACGCAGCTAGTGAGGTTCTAACCGAGGCGCGTCTATTGCTGGTTGAAAACTATTTCCAAACCCCCTCTTGGGCCTGGGTTTGGCCCAGGTCCTCGAGAATTTCTGGAAGGGCTCCCTTTTGGGTAAAGCCCTATAATTATAGTCAAAGATTTATATTATGGTTATGTTGCTTACAAGATGaccaaaaagaaaattgaactAATGGATTGTAATTCaaataatctaataattattTAGGGTCACTGAAGTTGATTTTGATTTGATGATTGATTATGtatataaaagattaattttttttccccgttttaataccaaaaaaaaaaaagattaattttttttttttttagttttattaacaATTGTTCTTAACATGTGTTAAAGAAATCTAATATATTAAAAGTAATGTAAATCTAAATGTGAGATTACTACTTAAATGGTTTTGGATTTAggttttgaaataattaattaatttataggaAGAGAAtgatatttattttccattccttATTATAGACTTCAGaattcaatttatttatattgtacGTCAAACATTTCAAATGGACCtttaaaagaaaggaaaaattatTGAACCACTCTTTATTTAAAACTTTATAAACataattatctaattaattaCACTCTTATTAAATCATAAAACTCCTTTATGAGTTCTATTAGTGTCCAAATCAACTTTAGAATTTATGTGTAAAGATTATTCTCAATATATACGACGAATGCTAATATATTCtgaacaaattaaataataaaatgctTCTTAAAAATTAACTTGTTATAATTCGTTACAcctttgataaattaaaaattttaaattttaaatttaaactattaatataaaaaataaaaaaattatacaccaCTTGTGTATAAATGTCAAATAATAACTCCATAATAATATTTAAGGAGCCATTCAGATAAAGAcatctaaaacgtctttttttaaagatgttttttattaattaaaatttaatacatataattaattaaactatattatttttattaaaattaggacagacaaattaatttgactgaaaaaatggtgaatcaaattttgaacaggtctaaaattaatattattttttataaaaaataaatataatatccttattataaaaaataactaaaatactccaattatatatatatatatataaagaatattttaattattttttataataaaagtattgtagtaattttttataaaaaataatattaatttagattaattcaataattaatttactattttttcagttaaattaatttatttagtctaattttgacaaaaataacataatttaattagattatgtattaaattttaattactaaaaaatatttaaaaaaaaagacgttttagacaCGCCTAATATTTAAGGCATTAAAGGTACCCGTTTTGACACCATCATATTGATTCATAATAATCTTGAAAGATGATGATGTCAAAGATGAAAGCATTGAGAGGAGTGTTATTGTTTGGTGTCTCCACCGCTCGTTTTCATGGCTATCCTTcactccctccctccctctctcaACCTACTTTCAAGTGCGTTTCTATCAATCAAACATTATAttcttctctttaatttgtttCTTATTCTTAAGTTTTAATTTGTTTCCTAATTGTTTGATTTAGAACACAATAACTTTGTTGTTGCTATATTATTATGATGTCTTTAATCTTTGAGCGAATCCATGATTTAACATCTCCGATGCTTGTCTCAAAATTTTATTGGCAACATACTACTACCTTAGCTTCTTATTGGTATGTAATGTAAATATTAATTAAtctgatttaatttcttttattattattattattattattattattattattattaattataagttcaattatttattattagatgCAGATGGTCGTTTTGGAAAACCGTGGGTTCCCCCATGGCACAATACAACTTTTCAAACTTTTGGtaagaataatttaattaaagaaGTTGAACCTATTATAATGcattttttttgttactaaatattttttattattataatacattttttattaatattatgttatatgtacactaaaattagttattaaaatcagttattagtataaaatatatattaaaatataaatatatattaaaaataaattaaaccacattagtatatttatacataaatatattgatagttaattttaatataagaatAACATTTTTATTTCACGAATGTTAACTAAGGCtgcaaattcaatttctttagcCTTTAATTAATTTCTTGAAAGAACAAATTGAGTTAAGGAAACATAATTAACACAATAAGTAATTAATTTAATGTGATAATTATGAGTTTTAATTATTTGAAGCACAAAAACTAGTCCAAATGAGAATTTGGAGAGTAGAAAAGTTCCAACTTCGGTGGCCGTTGGCGTCGCGCATGGCCTTCTTCAAGCCGGACATCGCTATTTGGATGTCAGGTATATTcgatttattaaatatataattattcatgtatttatttttattattttatttttaaatttttgtaaaaaatttattttatttgtaggaCCATTGAAGAGTTCAGTGCAGGTCACACTCCAGGTGCCATTAACATCCCTTACCTTCACAAAATTGGAGAAGGTTAATTCTACTCCTTATTAATTCGTAATGATATATCtacattaaaaattagttattaattagtaacgatatatttatatataaatatatttatatacatatattatggttgttttttatttaataattaatatattttttggtgatttaataattaatatattgaaTAAAAAAGTTTGAACTTTGTAATTTGAGTAGCTATAACAAAAccctagttatatatatataataagcttatactaaattctaataaaaaaaaaaacaaaagcaaccaatttgaatttgaattgatcaaataatcaattcaatcgTTCATTTAAATAAGTagtaaaaatttgatttaaattttactttGTATACGTAACAACTCATTAACTCGACAGATCTTATGTATGGAATTAAAGGATACTAggaacaattaaaagaaaacaaaagcattaaATTTGAGGAATTTAAAGTGAGGAATTTCCTCTGAAATTTAACTTGTAATTTAAATCTCTCTAATTAATGAGTTTAATGATCAATTAATATGCAGATATGACAAAAAACGCTGATTTCATTGAACAAGTCTCATCCCAATTCAGCAAACATGACAAAATCGTTGTTGTGAGTGCATCATTAGCCTTAATTACCAATCTTATAAGAATAGAGTATCCCATTTAACTTATTGCTTTATTATatctcaaattttattttttaatttcttaattttgtaTGATAAAAATGAGATTTTAATTTTTGCCTTTTTGGTCAGCATTGATGACACATGAATACAATTATAATTtcattttgaacaatttttttagggtaaaatatattttttgttcctgaagtttgataaaagttttaaaaatatccctaaattttattttgtttcaattttgtcccaaaaattttcgatttgcattaaatatactcctgacggctaatttttcaaaaaatttaagaccaattcaacaacaatttcataagaaccctcaacacaaacaaatcaaacataattttcatgcattattattaaattggtcttaaattttttgaaaatttagccgtcgaaagtatatttgatgcaaatcgaaaattttttgaacaaaattgaaataaaataaaacttagagataCTTTTAAAACCTTTGCCAaatttcaagaataaaaaatatattttacccatttTTTTAATGTCAGCTTGTCATAAAGTTATAGTCTCTAACTTATATTATAAAAttgaactaaattaaattaatttgctTTGGAGTACTATTTTTGTAGCATTAATGTTTTTACTTTATaacgtttttatttttatttttgaattaaaaataatactttagaAAAATTCTAAATATGACACATTAGCATAATTACTTCTAAAATAGATAATAGCCCGCTACAACCTACAAAAAGCAAAAAAACTTAATTTAAATCCCTAATTATATATCTCAATACTATACGATaggaaaatattatttaataaataatattaattagtctTTACattatattgtattttatatattaatttagagtAATAATACTAGAaagctaattttttaaattattttatttatcttaaatttaaatcttagataataaatttttaattttaaattctaaattataaatcataaattttaaacttttaaaaaataaaaaaaattaatatttttaaaaaaattaactaatactaATGAACTAAAATGTGATTCCTTACATTTGCTGGTTGATTTAATATGACAGGGGTGTAAGAGCGGTAAGAGGTCTAAGATGGCTGCTACAGACTTATTAGATGCTGTAAGCTAATCATTCTTACTCAATCTCAACTTCAACTCCTATATATATTTTAACACTTGTTTGATCatagtgaatttttattttgtatctaATTAtaccttaataaaaaataaaaaataaaaaatagttttttgatATACTTAAAGTCTTAAACATACTTAAATACATTTATATGTCGACACGTTTGACTTTATCAATATTATTATGTGTCCTTAAAATTAGTATGTTGATTTCTCCGTGTCATGTTAGGTTCCTTATACATGTGTTCATAGTATCAatgttataataaaaatatttggtaacaaaaaataataaatttaattttgatgaactattagtgtaaaatagttttatacatacatttaattacataatgttatatcaataaaaataatattttttctgttGATTGTATGAATGGTCATTTAAAAGAATAGATATAATTGTAcgactgtataaaatattttacattattaatgtatcaaaattaaactaaaaataattaataaaaaataattaaaatttatcttatttaatattcattaattattataacaattaataaatattaaataaaataaattttgactattttttttttgtcttcttaatattatCGATATCATAATATAGCCAATAGATTTGTATATGcaattttacttctttttttttatggaatTGAACACATAAAGAGTTCAATTGATTGTATAGTATGCCACTATATATCAAGTTTGCTCTCTCATGCATATATAGTAAGGCATATCCTTTTAGGGTTtgtcatcaaaatatatattcaaactatatttaatttatatgagtagcaataattattaattattaaatggtGATCTTTATAGATTTTAATTTATGTGTTGCAGGGATTTAGTGGAGTTAAAGATGTGGCTGGTGGTTATGATGATTGGACCCAAAATGGACTTCCAACACAAATATAAAACGTCACAAATGAGTAATTAAGTTTGTTATTATGTTTTATGAGAAATATTAGAGAATCAACCGattctattatttttgttgtaGTTAATcagtaatatttaaaagtatatactTAAAGTATGTTATTAGAATATTAaactaaagaaattaaattaataattaaaatattaataaaaaataataaattttgctgatttttatttttttaatattttattacgaTAAATAGGTTTAATTTGTTTCTAATAGAATATTATAGGATTTATTCATTATCATACATTGGATCAAACTTTAAAACTATATATAATAATTGTTAATCGAATGTAACTCTTGTTTATTATAATTAGAATCATCacttgatcatcattattaagcCATATGGTATAATtagacacacaaaaaaaaaaaaaaaaaccatatggTATAATTTGACTTTAACTTCATATAAGTTATTAGTAACACAGTTATGTTGTGAAATAATATtagaaagataataaaaaattttaccaattagtttaaaattattttatttaatatttattaattatcgttagaattattatataattttatatataataaatatataattacaaatattatgtgtataaaattataaatgttatattatataaaataactttagatattatctttctaatattatcattttctaattataaatcgTACCGAAATTAAATCGCTCGTAAGATCAGACTCATTCATTATATAtcaataactaaaattaatataataaacattCTTATTTgttattcgaaaaaaaaaaaaaggctagaGGTTGGGTAAAGAGTGGTAGTTGGTTGAGCATAGAATATGGTTTGAAATCATGACACACTATATAAGTATATAGTTTGGTGAAAAGGAAACTCATCCTACCACGTTAGTTTTCATTTTAAGAATTCTCACATTCATACGGAGACAGATTTCAGAGTAAGGGTGCATATCACTCGTAGctatccaaaattttcaaaaattttttatatacatatttttatttatataatttctaAATAATTATAATGGTGTAATAATTATGTTTTAGtaattcaatataaaatatatataagttcaaattttattcttttttttaagatAGACACTTTTTTAGTAAgaatctaactttttttttttttttgaaaagtatagggtaccaacatattatctggcaacttattaccaataataattaattattatattttaaacatatgTATAAAGAAACACAtctagaaaatatatctataaagatacTTCTATTAGACACAgtcataaaaaagatatttttattagacacatctacaaagatacttccattaaacacaattataaataagagttggcagaagttgataGAAATGCTGTTAGTAACATAGTgggattgttttttttttttttaatttaattgcgTTAAAAATTTAACACCTAATTTAATCagtatataatttaatcaaaatacTATGTACACACTTAATTATTATATACttgtatatataaatacattattttatataattctaATACGTATATTTGGGTAATGCTAAAAAGACCAAAAAAACaacagaatttatcttatttagtatttattaattgtcacaacaattaataaatactaaataaagtaaattatgactattttttgctgattttctttggttaccaaatatttatgtatattttatattttaacatatattttaaacGGTCACTACATAATAGGAAACAAAATCAAAACACTTATTCTATACATAACTTCAAACATGTTACCCACAACTCTTACCTTTTCTTTACGCCACCACTTCGATCTTCCACCAAAGGAGTTCAATCCAAATCATCAAtatataaacacacacacacattatTTCAACAAAAAATATGTTCAATGTCATATAAACACaagacaatatatatatacaaaatggGTGCATCGTCACACAAATGGTTGAGAACTATTCGGAGGAAGTTCCTTAGATCATTCAACAAAGACAACATCATCACTACTCTACCTTACACAAGAAGAAACCAACTCGAAGAAAATGATAATGAAGCCACCATAGGAAGCAACAATGAAGAAGAAACCACCACCATAGCTAAGGAAGATCTTGCGGCAATCAAGATCCAAGCTTATTTTAGGGGTCATCTTGTATGTTACATATTACCCATTCACCCTAATAAATCCATGTCACAATCATACAATTATTTCTTGAAAGCTTGCTTAATATTATGTGTGTAtatatagagtttaattttgatgtctgACAGTATAAAACGTTTTATATAATCGTTCAATTATATTGATTTTTATGCGatcaaaataaagtaaaaattaagTACTTTTACTGACGTGACATTATTATATGATTGgatttatatatataactatttttaagctgcatcaaaattaaattcatacatatatttataaactTCGAAATTATAATGGATGGTGTGTGATATGGTTGAATAATTATTATTGAACAGGCAAGAAGAGCATATGGAGGTCTTAGAAGCATTGTGAAGGTGCAAGCATTGGTGCGTGGTGTTTTTGTGAGGAAACAATCACATATTGCTATGCAATGTATGCATGCAATTCTTCGTTTACAACTTAGGGTTCGTGCAAGGCACCTCCACC
Coding sequences:
- the LOC112735681 gene encoding thiosulfate sulfurtransferase 16, chloroplastic-like isoform X2, producing the protein MMMSKMKALRGVLLFGVSTARFHGYPSLPPSLSQPTFKWSFWKTVGSPMAQYNFSNFCTKTSPNENLESRKVPTSVAVGVAHGLLQAGHRYLDVRTIEEFSAGHTPDMTKNADFIEQVSSQFSKHDKIVVGCKSGKRSKMAATDLLDAGFSGVKDVAGGYDDWTQNGLPTQI
- the LOC112735681 gene encoding thiosulfate sulfurtransferase 16, chloroplastic-like isoform X1; amino-acid sequence: MMMSKMKALRGVLLFGVSTARFHGYPSLPPSLSQPTFKWSFWKTVGSPMAQYNFSNFCTKTSPNENLESRKVPTSVAVGVAHGLLQAGHRYLDVRTIEEFSAGHTPGAINIPYLHKIGEDMTKNADFIEQVSSQFSKHDKIVVGCKSGKRSKMAATDLLDAGFSGVKDVAGGYDDWTQNGLPTQI